A single region of the Solwaraspora sp. WMMD406 genome encodes:
- a CDS encoding DUF2631 domain-containing protein, whose product MPNWSGSVSNKEDRPVAGTEPVTSPDQHKPGHRKAGRIGAVVSALALLAMLIGNHDGRVENIWLIGLAVGLLAIVVGDAVLRRNGLRS is encoded by the coding sequence ATGCCAAACTGGTCGGGTTCCGTTTCGAACAAGGAGGACCGACCCGTGGCCGGAACCGAGCCGGTAACGTCGCCCGACCAGCACAAGCCGGGCCATCGTAAGGCAGGACGCATCGGTGCCGTGGTCTCGGCGCTGGCACTGCTCGCCATGCTGATCGGCAACCACGACGGCCGGGTCGAGAACATCTGGCTGATCGGCCTGGCCGTCGGCCTGCTGGCGATCGTCGTCGGCGACGCGGTGCTCCGCCGCAACGGCCTTCGTTCTTGA
- a CDS encoding Rieske 2Fe-2S domain-containing protein: MRVTGTGHASMRIDTAAGSILCDPWVNPAYFASWFPFPDNSQLDWETLGQVDYLYVSHLHRDHFDAAHLKRYVSKKATVLLPEYPTSELEDELRELGFTSFLRTKSDEVVELDGGLNIMIQALTSPTDGPIGDSSLWVEHDGIRLLNQNDARPTDLSTFAALGHVHAHLLQFSGAIWYPMVYELPAAAKTAFGKQKRDRQFDRTWRYIDDLKASYVFPIAGPPCFLDDGLWQFNDIHGDEGNIFPDQQVFLTEYAKVGGTNGVVLLPGSVAEVTADDCRTTHPQPVEEFFAAKEAHLVEMRERKRPIIEAEKVSWRHPEVDVLVEMKRRIEPLLEESVYLANGVGGPVRFDLVGYDGESVESIVVDFPGKQVRPYGDEKVRYRFRTDRALVEHLLHIGEVDWVNSLFLSCRFSAARIGQYNEFVYAFFKCLSTERLQYAEGWYAEQRPDAEDIKLGDWIVQRRCPHLKADLTRFGIVDGDQLTCQLHGWRFDLPSGRCLTSVGHEIRARRADEPAPASEPAPADAPAAQA; this comes from the coding sequence GTGCGAGTGACGGGTACCGGGCACGCCAGCATGCGGATCGACACGGCCGCGGGCAGCATCCTGTGCGACCCGTGGGTCAATCCGGCCTACTTCGCCTCGTGGTTCCCCTTCCCGGACAACTCCCAGCTCGACTGGGAGACGCTCGGCCAGGTCGACTACCTGTACGTGTCGCACCTGCACCGGGACCACTTCGACGCGGCGCACCTGAAGCGGTACGTGTCGAAGAAGGCGACCGTGCTGCTGCCGGAGTATCCGACCTCGGAGCTGGAGGACGAGCTGCGGGAGCTGGGCTTCACCAGCTTTCTGCGGACCAAGAGCGACGAGGTCGTCGAGCTCGACGGCGGCCTCAACATCATGATCCAGGCGCTGACCAGCCCGACCGACGGCCCGATCGGTGATTCGTCGTTGTGGGTCGAGCACGACGGCATTCGGCTGCTCAACCAGAACGACGCCCGCCCCACCGACCTGTCGACGTTCGCCGCCCTCGGCCACGTGCACGCCCACCTGCTGCAGTTCTCCGGCGCCATCTGGTACCCGATGGTCTACGAGCTGCCGGCCGCCGCGAAGACGGCGTTCGGCAAGCAGAAACGGGACCGCCAGTTCGACCGTACCTGGCGCTACATCGACGATCTCAAGGCGTCGTACGTCTTCCCGATCGCCGGTCCGCCCTGCTTCCTCGACGACGGGCTGTGGCAGTTCAACGACATCCACGGCGACGAGGGCAACATCTTCCCCGACCAGCAGGTCTTCCTGACCGAGTACGCCAAGGTCGGCGGTACCAACGGCGTGGTGCTGCTGCCCGGCTCGGTCGCCGAGGTCACCGCCGACGACTGCCGGACCACCCATCCGCAGCCGGTCGAGGAGTTCTTCGCCGCCAAGGAAGCCCATCTGGTCGAGATGCGCGAGCGTAAGCGCCCGATCATCGAGGCAGAGAAGGTGTCCTGGCGGCACCCCGAGGTCGACGTGCTGGTGGAGATGAAGCGCCGCATCGAACCGTTGCTGGAGGAGTCGGTCTACCTGGCCAACGGAGTCGGCGGGCCGGTCCGCTTCGACCTGGTCGGCTACGACGGCGAGTCGGTCGAGTCGATCGTGGTCGACTTCCCCGGCAAACAGGTCCGCCCGTACGGCGACGAGAAGGTCCGCTACCGGTTCCGTACCGACCGGGCGCTGGTGGAGCACCTGCTGCACATCGGCGAGGTGGACTGGGTCAACTCGCTCTTCCTGTCCTGCCGCTTCTCGGCGGCCCGGATCGGCCAGTACAACGAGTTCGTGTACGCGTTCTTCAAGTGCCTGTCCACCGAGCGGCTGCAGTACGCCGAGGGCTGGTACGCCGAGCAGCGCCCGGACGCCGAGGACATCAAGCTCGGTGACTGGATCGTGCAGCGGCGCTGCCCCCATCTCAAGGCGGATCTGACCCGGTTCGGCATCGTCGACGGTGATCAGCTCACCTGCCAGCTGCACGGCTGGCGGTTCGACCTGCCCAGCGGGCGTTGTCTGACAAGCGTCGGGCACGAGATCCGGGCCCGCCGGGCCGACGAACCGGCACCGGCCAGCGAACCGGCACCGGCCGACGCGCCGGCCGCCCAGGCCTGA
- a CDS encoding NAD(P)/FAD-dependent oxidoreductase — protein MGTSQPAATRLDPPLPTRADVVVVGAGHNGLVSAVLLARAGLDVLVLEAADVVGGATRTEQPFAKVPGLRHSTGSYLLGLMPPELLAVLDVDIPVLRRDPHYFLPTPGGPGSPYLLFGADRAATRAQMASVFSPADVAADDAMQAELAALRADLAPAWLVEPLPVEQTAQRYIRPALRQVFVDLVRGSVADYLARFEFRSELLVAMYAVTDGLSGLTAGPDDPGTGHNFLVHNMCRLPGADGTWMIAAGGMGTVSRTFADAARAAGARIVTDTPVTGVTVSGGAVTGVVVADGHEVAAELVLGAGDPYRLLDLVPDGALPAELTDRIAATQRPGSTLKVNLALTGLPRFSCLPADAPSPFGATIHLLPGSASLLPDGGGESPMAALRGMWSQVRAGRLPAEPTIEWYLHTTVDPSLRDADGHHSSALFVQSVPWQPAGSSWSTELPGYVDQLLAICDRYAPGTSALVADAVPLAPPGIEAHFGITGGHIHHVDNTFAFTDRMPYATGLPGLYAGSAGCHPAGSVIGAAGHNAARRILRDLGR, from the coding sequence ATGGGTACGTCACAACCTGCGGCCACCCGACTCGACCCGCCGCTGCCCACCCGGGCCGACGTCGTCGTCGTCGGTGCCGGACACAACGGCCTGGTCTCGGCGGTCCTGCTGGCCCGGGCCGGGCTGGACGTGCTGGTGCTGGAGGCGGCCGACGTCGTCGGCGGCGCGACCCGCACCGAACAGCCGTTCGCGAAGGTGCCGGGACTGCGGCACTCCACCGGCTCGTACCTGCTCGGACTGATGCCGCCGGAGCTACTGGCCGTCCTCGACGTCGACATCCCGGTGCTGCGCCGCGACCCGCACTACTTCCTGCCCACCCCGGGCGGGCCGGGCTCGCCGTACCTGTTGTTCGGAGCCGACCGGGCCGCCACCCGGGCGCAGATGGCGTCGGTCTTCTCCCCCGCCGACGTGGCCGCCGACGACGCGATGCAGGCCGAGTTGGCGGCGCTGCGGGCCGACCTCGCGCCGGCATGGCTGGTCGAGCCGCTGCCGGTCGAGCAGACCGCGCAGCGCTACATCCGGCCGGCGCTGCGACAGGTCTTCGTCGACCTGGTCCGGGGGTCGGTCGCCGACTATCTGGCGCGCTTCGAGTTCCGTTCCGAGCTGCTGGTCGCGATGTACGCCGTCACCGACGGGCTGAGCGGGCTGACCGCCGGACCGGACGATCCCGGCACCGGCCACAACTTCCTGGTGCACAACATGTGCCGGTTGCCCGGTGCCGACGGCACCTGGATGATCGCCGCCGGCGGGATGGGGACGGTGTCCCGGACCTTCGCCGACGCGGCGCGGGCCGCCGGGGCACGGATCGTCACCGACACGCCGGTGACCGGGGTGACCGTGTCCGGCGGTGCCGTCACCGGAGTCGTCGTCGCCGACGGCCACGAGGTGGCCGCCGAGCTGGTGCTCGGCGCCGGTGACCCGTACCGGCTGCTGGACCTGGTCCCCGACGGTGCGTTGCCGGCGGAGTTGACCGATCGGATCGCGGCCACCCAGCGTCCGGGCAGCACGCTCAAGGTCAACCTGGCGCTGACCGGACTGCCCCGGTTCAGTTGTCTGCCCGCCGACGCGCCCAGCCCGTTCGGGGCCACCATCCACCTGCTGCCCGGCTCGGCGTCGCTGCTGCCCGACGGTGGGGGCGAGTCACCGATGGCCGCGCTGCGGGGGATGTGGTCGCAGGTGCGGGCCGGCCGGCTGCCTGCCGAGCCAACGATCGAGTGGTACCTGCACACCACCGTCGACCCGTCGCTGCGCGACGCCGACGGGCACCACTCGTCGGCGTTGTTCGTGCAGTCGGTGCCGTGGCAGCCGGCGGGTTCGTCGTGGTCGACCGAGCTGCCCGGGTACGTCGACCAGCTGTTGGCGATCTGTGACCGGTACGCCCCGGGCACCAGTGCGCTGGTCGCCGACGCCGTGCCGCTGGCTCCGCCCGGTATCGAGGCGCATTTCGGCATCACCGGCGGACACATCCACCACGTCGACAACACGTTCGCCTTCACCGACCGGATGCCGTACGCGACCGGGCTGCCCGGGCTGTACGCCGGAAGCGCCGGCTGCCACCCGGCGGGCAGTGTGATCGGTGCCGCCGGGCACAACGCGGCCCGGCGAATCCTGCGCGACCTGGGACGCTGA